The window CAGGAGCTTCTGCTTCTGGGGTTCAAAGGACTCAAGGCCCTTCAGGTCCTGCTGGGCCTTGAGGTATGCCCCCTCGTCATAGCCCAGGGCCCGGACCTCCCCCTCCAGGCTGGATAGGGTTTGTTCAAGGCCCTGGAGGGTCCCTTCCAAGTCGCGGAGCCTCTTGCCTGCCTCCCGGGCCTCCCTTGCCTGGTCTTCCAGGAGGGCATGCTGGCTTTTCAGGGAGGCCCTCTCCTGGTGCAGGGCCTTCTCCTTCTCCCTGGCCTGCTTATCTCTGTCCCTGAGGTGTCTATCCAGCTCGGCGCAGGCTGCCCTGACCTTTTCCTGTTGCCGGGCCCTTTCGCCCTCTTCGGCCTGGTAGCGGGCCTGAAGGCTATGGCGCTTTTCTTCCCCCAGGGCGGACTCGCAGAGGGGACAGCGGGCCTCAGCGCCGGCGAGGAGGTGGAGCTTCTGGGCCGTTTCCTCTATCCCCGCCACCAGGCGGGCCAGGGCCGCCTCCTGCTGGCGCAGGCCCTCGGCCAGGCCCCGCAGGCCCTCTTTCTCCGCCTCTAATCCCTCCTGTTGCTCCTGGAGGCTCTCCAGCCCTTTCTGGACATGGCTGAGCTTCTGCTCCAGGAGGGGGAGGCCGAGGGCCGTCTTGCTTTCCTGTTCCATCCGTACCTTCAGGCCGTGGAGCTGGAGCCGGAGGGGCTCCAGCCTTTCTCGGAGGGTCAGGAAGGCCCGCTGCTTTTGGGCCAGCCGCTCCAGGGCCTGCCTTGTCTCCAGGAGGGCCTGGTAGCCCTTTTCAATCTCCCCTCTCCGGGCCAGATAGTCCTGGAGCTCCCCCAGCCTCTTCTCCCTGGCGGCACTCTCCCTCTTCCAGAAGTCCTCTTCCCTGGCTATATCCTCCAGCTCTTTTTCTATCTTCGTGAGGCGCGCCTCTTTTTGCCTGAGGGCCTCCTCCCTGAGGCGCAGGGTGTTCAGCTGCTCCTGGGCCTGGCGGACCTTCTCTTCCGTCTCCTGAAGCTGGCGGGAGAGGCCGGCCAGCTCCTCCTCGTAGAGGGGGCGCTGGCCAAGCTCCTCTTCAATCAGGGCCAGCTCCCCGTCCAGGCGTTCCTTTTCCCTTTTGCGTTCCCGTGAGAGGGAGCGGGCCTCTTCGGCGGCGGCCTCGTAGAGGGAGAGGCCCAGGACCTTCCCCAGGAGCTCCTTTCTCTGCCGGGGGTCCATCCCGGCGGTGAAAGCGTCGTCCTGGCCCTGGACCAGGAAGGCGCTGTGGGTGAAGGTGTCATAGTCCAGACGGAGGATTTCCAGCAGCCTTTTTTGGGTCTCCTCCACCCCCTGGGAGAGGGTGCGGAAGCCGTCGCCAGAAGCTATAAGAAGGTGGAGGCTGGGCCCCCGTTTCCTGGAGTAGCGCCGGGCTACCCGGTAGCGGTTTTCCCCCACCCGGAAGTCCAGCTCCACCGCCATCTCCTCCTGCCCCTGGTGGATGAGGTTCTCCTGCCCCGAGCCCCTTCTATCCACATTGCGGGCCTGGCCCCAGAGGGCCCAGGTAATAGCATCCAGCAGGGCCGATTTCCCCGCCCCGTTTTCCCCGCAGAGGCAGGCAACATGGACCCCTTCCAGGGACAGCTCCTCCTCCCTGTAGCTCAGGAAGTTCCAGAGCCGGAGCCTGAGGGGTATCAAAGCTCCATCGCTTTCCCCAGTTCCGGAGGCCTCACCTCAATCCCTGTCCCCGCCAGGCCCTCAAGGAAATAGCCCGGCTTTTCGGTATGGATGGGGACCAGGACCCTGGGCTGGATTTCCTTTATCATGCTGAGCAACTCCGGCCCCGAGGCGTGGCCCGAGGCATGGAAACCCCTCTGTTCCTGTGGGATTTTCCCGGTTTCTTCATCGGGCAGCCCCACGGCGTCAATATCAAAATGTTTCAGCCAGTTCTTGAGCCGCCTGATGTCCATCCGCTGCTCTTCGCTGAAGGCCTCGCTGGAGGAGTAGATATAGGTCCCCCTCTGGGGGTGGATGTCAATGAGCTCATTGATGTCCCAGAAGCTGAAGCAGAGGATGTAGTTCTGGGGACAGGCCCTGACCTCCTGGTGGCCCACAAACTGGGAGGGGTGTTGCTTTCGGACGGCTTCTCTCCAGACTTCCTCCCGGTCCGGGGAGCGGAACTCCTGGTAGACGAGCAGTTGGGAGAGGAGTTGGGGGGGCACATCCTGGGGGCAGGCCAGGGCCATGGCCTCCAGGAGATAGCTGTCCTTGGGCAGGACAACCAGCCGGCGGGCTGTGTCCCGGGCGACCCTTTCCATAGTGAGAAGCCTCTCTATGTTCCGGGGGCCGAAGTCGGCGATGACCAGCCCCCGGGCCCCCTTCACCACGGAGAGGATGCTATCATGGACATCTCCCTCGGTGGTCCCCGCCCCTTCCCCGGCCCGGGTGCCTTCGGTGAGGAGGACCAGGGGCTTCAGGGACGCCAGGCCCTGGATAGCGGCCCGGGTGAGGTGGGCCCGCCCCCCGTGGAGACGCAGGTCCCCGGTGTAGGCTATCCAGCCCCCCCAGGTCTCCACGGCGAAAGCCCCCGCCCCAAAGACCGAGTGGTCCACGGGGAAGAAGCGCACGGGGGCGGAGGTGTTGAGGGTGGTGGGGATGGTGGCCTTCAGGCCCTTGCTCTTGGCCGGGGAACGGCCCCAGAAAGCCCTGGCTTCCTCCCCCAGGGGGAAGGGCTCGGAAAGGACAAAGGGGCGGGGCAGGTAGTTTCTCCCTGCCGTGGCCAGGTAGCCCTCTTTAATCTCCCTGGGGCTGAGGTAGCATAGCTCCCGCTCCAGGTCGGACTTCCCCGTGTCCTGGATGGCCTTGGAGATAAAGGCTGTCATCGGCGAGGTATAGATGGGGGTCTCCTGGCGCAGGAAGGAGATGTACCCCGAGTGGTCCAGGTGGGCATGGGAAAGGAGGACCCCATGGACTTCCGCCTCCCGGTAGTGGGGGTGATGGGCCTGGAAGTGCTCCCAGGAAATGTGCTGGGCCAGGTCCTCCCGGTAGATGCCTTTCAAAGGGGGCAGGAGGTCCATCTCCAGCAGGTCCAGGAGGCCGGCCCCGGGGCGGGGGGTGAGATATTCCTCAAAGTAGTCCCCCCTCTTGCCATAGGGGGTGCCGAAGTCAAAGAAGAGTTGAAGGTCCCCCTCCTCCAGGAGGACCTTGTTCCCCCCTATTTCCTCCACCCCGCCGTAGAAGGTGAGCCTGGCCATCAGGGCCTGTGTTTTTTTGCCCGGGAGAGGAGC of the Chloroflexota bacterium genome contains:
- a CDS encoding SMC family ATPase, which gives rise to MIPLRLRLWNFLSYREEELSLEGVHVACLCGENGAGKSALLDAITWALWGQARNVDRRGSGQENLIHQGQEEMAVELDFRVGENRYRVARRYSRKRGPSLHLLIASGDGFRTLSQGVEETQKRLLEILRLDYDTFTHSAFLVQGQDDAFTAGMDPRQRKELLGKVLGLSLYEAAAEEARSLSRERKREKERLDGELALIEEELGQRPLYEEELAGLSRQLQETEEKVRQAQEQLNTLRLREEALRQKEARLTKIEKELEDIAREEDFWKRESAAREKRLGELQDYLARRGEIEKGYQALLETRQALERLAQKQRAFLTLRERLEPLRLQLHGLKVRMEQESKTALGLPLLEQKLSHVQKGLESLQEQQEGLEAEKEGLRGLAEGLRQQEAALARLVAGIEETAQKLHLLAGAEARCPLCESALGEEKRHSLQARYQAEEGERARQQEKVRAACAELDRHLRDRDKQAREKEKALHQERASLKSQHALLEDQAREAREAGKRLRDLEGTLQGLEQTLSSLEGEVRALGYDEGAYLKAQQDLKGLESFEPQKQKLLEAGKDAPTEAQALESAREKQAKQETKRSLALEEKGALASELASQPHPKQAISQTEDDYVKSRAEGDRLREAVGRVRGRLEDLQRREGEKGLKAIERQRAGEEAGIYAELAEAFGPKGAPALIIERALPELEEDANALLARMTQGRLTLRFETQEATKRGGVVETLDIAVADERGTRGYAMFSGGEAFRINLALRIALAKFLARRAGAPLPILVVDEGFGSQDAEGRERLVEAINSIAPDFEKVILVTHIEDLKEMFPVRLEVTRGPNGSRVTLSP
- a CDS encoding exonuclease, with product MARLTFYGGVEEIGGNKVLLEEGDLQLFFDFGTPYGKRGDYFEEYLTPRPGAGLLDLLEMDLLPPLKGIYREDLAQHISWEHFQAHHPHYREAEVHGVLLSHAHLDHSGYISFLRQETPIYTSPMTAFISKAIQDTGKSDLERELCYLSPREIKEGYLATAGRNYLPRPFVLSEPFPLGEEARAFWGRSPAKSKGLKATIPTTLNTSAPVRFFPVDHSVFGAGAFAVETWGGWIAYTGDLRLHGGRAHLTRAAIQGLASLKPLVLLTEGTRAGEGAGTTEGDVHDSILSVVKGARGLVIADFGPRNIERLLTMERVARDTARRLVVLPKDSYLLEAMALACPQDVPPQLLSQLLVYQEFRSPDREEVWREAVRKQHPSQFVGHQEVRACPQNYILCFSFWDINELIDIHPQRGTYIYSSSEAFSEEQRMDIRRLKNWLKHFDIDAVGLPDEETGKIPQEQRGFHASGHASGPELLSMIKEIQPRVLVPIHTEKPGYFLEGLAGTGIEVRPPELGKAMEL